The DNA segment TGAAAATTCTTCGGTTACTTCTCTTATTTCTAAGGACGAATATATGGCGATGCAAAGTGAAAAGTTTGTGGAGGAAACATTCTCGGGTTCACTTCCCAAATTTTTGGCTGCATTTTCAAAAAGAAAAGATTTATCTGATGCAGAAGTTACCCAAATACAAGAACTTATTGATAGATACAAGGAGGGGAAATAATGCTTGATGATTTGTTTTTATCGGTTCTTAATATGAGCCTTTTTGCAAGCTATGTGATTGTCTTTGTGCTGTTAGCAAGGCTTGTTTTGAAAAAATCACCTAAGGTTTTCTCCTATGCCTTATGGGGTGTGGTGCTGTTAAGACTACTTTGTCCTTTATCCTTCGAGAGTGCGTTAAGTCTTATTCCTATCGGCAAACAACCTATTTCGCAAGATATTATTTACAGTCAAACACCGCAAATTAGCACAGGGATGACGGTCGTCGATAATATGATAAACCCTATTTTGCCAGCTCCAACAGATGTAGGCGCAAGTATTAATCCGATTCAAGTTTGGCTTTTTATCGGTGAGATTATTTGGATTTCAGGTATTGTGGCGATGGCTATATACAGTATAATTTCCTTTATAAAATTAAAGCGCAGTTTAATCACCTCACTCCGCTAAAAGAAAATATTTATCTTGCTGACCATATTTCTACACCTTTTGTACTTGGTGTGAAAAAGCCTAAGATTTATCTTCCGTCCTCACTTTTAGAAAATGAGCAAAACTACATTATTCGCCACGAGCTGTGCCATATCAAAAGACTTGACCATATCACAAGGACACTTGGCTTTATTGCATTGTCTGTGCATTGGTTTAACCCATTGGTGTGGATTGCCTTTGCTCTTTCGGGAAAGGACATGGAGCTGTCTTGTGATGAGGCCGTGATGAAAAGCATAGGCACCGATATCAAAGCGGAATATTCCCAGTCCCTTTTGCGTTTTTCGACCACCAAAAAAATGATACACGCAACGCCCCTCGCCTTTGGAGAGGGCGATACAAAAAGCAGAGTAAAAAATGTGCTGAATTATAAAAGGCCAAAGTTTTGGATGGTTTTGATAACTGCACTGCTTTGTGTTGTAGCTATATTTTGTCTTGTAAGCAATCCAGCTGGGACAACAATCCAAAATCCGTATGTGCAAGAGTATGTTGTCGGAGCAACGGGCATTTTAGGGTCTGTTGATACAGAAGAATACACCGAAATCAGCGAAGATTTTGTCATTGGTGCTGATAAATACGGTAGAGCAGTATTTAAAGATCCTCACAAGGCATTTGCAACTTTTGAAACGCTTTATGCCGATACTATCGAACTCATAAAATCAGAAAATGACTTAAAACCATTTTCACATAAAAACTATGAGATGTATAAGGTGTACGGTATCCAAATGGGATACAACGAAGGGGATCCCGAAATGCTTGCTCGCTGTGTCTTTGTATCACGCTTTCTTGACATCTATGAGAATAGCTTCGATAAAACTGTTCCTAATACCTCCTATGTTGAACCTACCGTTGAGGTTAAGGATACAGAACCGTTTATTTCCAAAGTAGCTAATGGAACGGTATCTGCTACCCTTGAAAACGAAGACCTCGCCAAACAAATTGTTATGAACTCTTTAGCAATTTCTGCTGCTTTCGAGGGTGTGGATATTGATACTTTAGATAACTATTATCATATTCACTATCTCATTGCAGAAGATAGCACAAGGAAAGATTATTATGCCTTTTTACTTGATGGAAGGCCTGTTTTGCAATTTGGCAAAGACGGACGATATGTCAGATTGAATGATGAACTGTATGATGAGCTTGTGAAATCATTTCAGCAAGATACAATCAAGGATGACACATGGGGGATAACTTTATCGACTGTTGATGTGACCCCGAAAGGTCTGACGATTGCTTATACGCAAAAAGATGGAGCTCCTACTGGGGATTTACAGACAGGCAGCCATTACTGGGTGGAAAAATATCAAACAAATAAATGGGTATCCCTTATGCATCTACCCCAAGAGCATGATATCGCATGGACATCTGAGGCATGGCGCATCCCTACGGATGATACCGTAGAATGGAAAGTTGACTGGCAATGGATATATGGTAAACTTTCAAAAGGCTCATATCGGATTGGCAAATCAATTACGGATTTTCGTAAAACAGGTGACTATGATGAAAAGGTTTATTATGCTGTATTTGAAATAGAGTAATAATACATTGAAGATTGTAAACACATCATCCCCAAGAGCTTAAAATTAGCAACTCAATAA comes from the Synergistaceae bacterium genome and includes:
- a CDS encoding BlaI/MecI/CopY family transcriptional regulator, with protein sequence MIDYKLGELEMKFADLIWNNEPISSGDLVKLATDSLVWKKPTTYTVLRKLCEKGFFKNENSSVTSLISKDEYMAMQSEKFVEETFSGSLPKFLAAFSKRKDLSDAEVTQIQELIDRYKEGK
- a CDS encoding M56 family metallopeptidase, encoding MDFRYCGDGYIQYNFLYKIKAQFNHLTPLKENIYLADHISTPFVLGVKKPKIYLPSSLLENEQNYIIRHELCHIKRLDHITRTLGFIALSVHWFNPLVWIAFALSGKDMELSCDEAVMKSIGTDIKAEYSQSLLRFSTTKKMIHATPLAFGEGDTKSRVKNVLNYKRPKFWMVLITALLCVVAIFCLVSNPAGTTIQNPYVQEYVVGATGILGSVDTEEYTEISEDFVIGADKYGRAVFKDPHKAFATFETLYADTIELIKSENDLKPFSHKNYEMYKVYGIQMGYNEGDPEMLARCVFVSRFLDIYENSFDKTVPNTSYVEPTVEVKDTEPFISKVANGTVSATLENEDLAKQIVMNSLAISAAFEGVDIDTLDNYYHIHYLIAEDSTRKDYYAFLLDGRPVLQFGKDGRYVRLNDELYDELVKSFQQDTIKDDTWGITLSTVDVTPKGLTIAYTQKDGAPTGDLQTGSHYWVEKYQTNKWVSLMHLPQEHDIAWTSEAWRIPTDDTVEWKVDWQWIYGKLSKGSYRIGKSITDFRKTGDYDEKVYYAVFEIE